A single region of the Streptomyces sp. NBC_00425 genome encodes:
- a CDS encoding serine/threonine-protein kinase encodes MDTWAVPGYAESLELGAGASGRVVLAVHEETGVPVAVKYLSESLRTRPGFVQGFRAEARLLGGLESPYVADLYEYVESPDGAAIVMELVDGVSLRTLLTRAAPLEPEAALVVLKGSLLGLADAHRVGVVHRDYKPENVLVVPDGSSRLVDFGIAVDVGASAGAAGTPSYMAPEQWTGSPVSPAADVYAATATFFECLTSHRPYTGDNLAELALQHVDGPIPADEAPEAVRDLVRRGLAKDPLERPAHAEAFVAELEAAAGAAYGSDWEERGRGRLAALVALVPLLLPSARSAPPSGTTDTARTVLGGEAHPGGARSWLPGRAGILVSAAAVLLGVLLTYNLQHAPEAEPQEAAQALATSSAQAAAGPGVSAAPTASADAFESPSSTASSSASPGPSASASASVSAPVTAGPGEPPASATAAPTEEATSSGPTTGATPTTASPSPPSAPAVKDVTVTGFRQTGATTATATLTVTTDGTGPLSINISWYTSAGGRGLGTPDGASQSFARSGSTQYTLAVDHTFRGTGCYWAVGATTTPASADGGASQQLLTRQCEIR; translated from the coding sequence ATGGACACATGGGCAGTGCCCGGATACGCCGAGTCGCTGGAACTCGGGGCCGGGGCGAGCGGACGGGTCGTCCTGGCCGTGCACGAGGAGACCGGCGTTCCGGTGGCGGTCAAGTACCTCAGCGAGTCCCTGCGCACCAGGCCCGGCTTCGTACAAGGGTTCAGGGCTGAGGCGCGGCTGCTCGGCGGGCTGGAGAGCCCTTACGTCGCCGACCTGTACGAGTACGTGGAGAGTCCGGACGGCGCCGCCATCGTGATGGAGCTGGTGGACGGCGTGTCGTTGCGAACCCTGCTGACCAGGGCGGCCCCGCTCGAGCCCGAGGCCGCCCTGGTGGTCCTCAAGGGCTCGCTGCTCGGTCTGGCCGACGCGCATCGCGTCGGGGTCGTCCATCGCGACTACAAGCCCGAGAACGTCCTGGTCGTGCCGGACGGATCGTCCAGGCTCGTCGACTTCGGGATAGCCGTGGACGTCGGCGCCAGCGCCGGCGCAGCCGGAACCCCCTCCTACATGGCCCCGGAGCAGTGGACCGGCTCCCCCGTCTCCCCCGCCGCCGACGTCTACGCGGCCACGGCCACCTTCTTCGAGTGCCTGACGAGCCACCGGCCGTACACCGGTGACAATCTCGCCGAACTCGCCCTGCAGCACGTCGACGGGCCGATCCCCGCCGACGAGGCACCCGAGGCGGTGCGGGACCTGGTGCGACGCGGCCTCGCGAAGGATCCGCTGGAACGTCCGGCACACGCCGAGGCGTTCGTCGCGGAACTGGAGGCGGCCGCCGGCGCCGCCTACGGGTCCGACTGGGAAGAGCGCGGGCGCGGCCGGCTCGCCGCGCTGGTGGCACTGGTGCCGTTGCTGCTGCCGTCGGCACGCAGTGCCCCGCCGAGCGGCACGACGGACACCGCACGCACGGTCCTGGGCGGCGAAGCGCACCCCGGCGGGGCACGGTCATGGCTGCCCGGCCGTGCGGGGATACTCGTCTCCGCTGCGGCCGTGCTCCTGGGCGTCCTCCTGACCTACAACCTGCAGCACGCTCCGGAAGCGGAGCCGCAAGAGGCGGCGCAGGCCCTGGCCACCAGCAGTGCCCAGGCCGCCGCGGGGCCGGGGGTCTCCGCCGCGCCCACCGCGTCGGCCGACGCCTTCGAGTCCCCGTCGTCCACCGCATCGTCCAGCGCGTCACCCGGCCCGTCGGCGTCAGCCTCGGCTTCGGTCTCGGCCCCGGTGACCGCCGGCCCCGGCGAACCCCCGGCGTCCGCCACCGCGGCTCCCACCGAGGAGGCGACCTCCAGCGGTCCGACCACCGGGGCCACGCCGACGACCGCCTCCCCGAGCCCGCCGTCGGCTCCCGCCGTGAAGGACGTCACGGTGACGGGTTTCCGGCAGACGGGTGCGACGACCGCCACGGCGACCCTCACCGTCACGACGGACGGAACCGGCCCGCTGTCCATCAACATCTCGTGGTACACGAGCGCCGGCGGCCGCGGACTCGGCACACCGGACGGGGCGTCCCAGTCCTTCGCGCGCAGCGGATCCACCCAGTACACCCTCGCCGTCGACCACACCTTTCGGGGCACCGGCTGTTACTGGGCCGTAGGGGCGACCACGACCCCCGCCTCCGCCGACGGCGGCGCCTCGCAACAACTTCTGACGAGGCAGTGTGAGATCCGATGA